Proteins from one Podospora pseudoanserina strain CBS 124.78 chromosome 1, whole genome shotgun sequence genomic window:
- a CDS encoding hypothetical protein (EggNog:ENOG503NUFF; BUSCO:EOG09263Y3L; COG:G), which translates to MSRSGTTNSEASMSSATKEILGRVRQLVPPMLERFHKGQMGRVAVIGGSEDYTGAPYFSAMASARLGCDLSHVICTPTAATVIKTYSPNLMVHPLMRSLPSSPAKPAGEDSDPSTASKHDTDPSEIASRIIPLLSRLHVLVIGPGLGRDPLMQKTVALVIQAAKKQNMPMVLDADALLLICNDPDLVRGYQEAVLTPNVVEFERLAKALNIEKEVAKEGKETDRVERLARELGGVMVLQKGGKDYLSNGTVTYSVDLEGGKKRSGGQGDTLTGSIATFLGWRKAYHEGLWDVKHKLKEEETAGLAVFGGSAITRECSRLAFAKRGRSLQASDLTDEVHTAFLNIFGEVDEDIFKL; encoded by the exons ATGAGCAGAAGTGGAACCACGAATAGCGAAGCCAGTATGTCTTCTGCTACGAAGgagattttggggagggtgaggcagTTGGTTCCGCCTATGTTGGAGAGGTTTCATAAGG GGCAGATGGGAAGAGTAGCCGTGATCGGCGGGAGTGAGGATTACACGGGGGCGCCGTACTTTTCTGCTATGGCGAGTGCTAGGTTGGGGTGTGATTTG TCCCATGTAATCTGCACTCCCACCGCAGCAACCGTAATCAAAACCTACTCCCCCAACCTAATGGTCCACCCCCTGATGcgctccctcccttcctcccccgccaaaccCGCCGGCGAGGACAgcgacccctccaccgccagtAAACACGACACCGACCCCTCCGAAATCGCCTCGAGaatcatccccctcctctcccgcctccatgtcctcgtcatcggccCCGGCTTAGGCCGTGACCCCCTCATGCAAAAAACCGTTGCTTTGGTCATCCAAGCggcaaagaaacaaaacatgCCCATGGTCCTCGACGCtgacgccctcctcctcatctgcaACGACCCCGACCTTGTAAGGGGTTACCAAGAGGCTGTCCTCACCCCCAACGTAGTTGAGTTTGAGAGACTGGCCAAGGCACTGAATATAGAGAAGGAGGTGGCaaaggagggcaaggagacAGATAGAGTGGAACGGTTGGCTAGGGAGttgggaggggtgatggttttgcaaaaggggggaaaagatTACCTCAGCAACGGGACAGTAACGTATAGTGTTGACTTGGAGggcgggaagaagaggagtgGTGGGCAGGGGGATACGCTCACGGGGAGTATTGCTACttttttggggtggaggaaggcTTATCATGAGGGGTTGTGGGATGTTAAACAcaagctgaaggaggaggagacggcggggttggcggtttttggggggagtgCGATTACGAGG GAATGCTCCCGCCTTGCCTTTGCCAAAAGAGGCCGCAGCCTTCAGGCCAGTGACCTCACTGATGAGGTGCATACCGCCTTTCTGAACatttttggggaggtggatgaggatatTTTCAAACTCTGA